Part of the Rhipicephalus sanguineus isolate Rsan-2018 chromosome 5, BIME_Rsan_1.4, whole genome shotgun sequence genome is shown below.
AAAATTACGCGACTTAACATTAAGGGGCTCCTGCTAATTATGGTACATTAATATACACATAATATTCCATCGCACTGAAGGCCTAGCTACCGTATCTGTTTATTTTCTGTTGAATAACCCTTTCAAACGAAAGGTAAACCATGGAGGTTCCGagtggaaaaacagcgctaaaaatacAGGACAAGGAAggacacagaccacggcgctgtgtcctttcttgtgttgtTTTTGCGGTATTTTtgcactcgtaatcatgaaccaaccatcCCAAGTACACACCCTGCTACAGAGGTTCACCTCCAAAAAAGCATAACATGTAAAAATATACCTTTCACGAATTGGAACTCCCATACCCCCTGCTAATGGTTTCTTTTGCCAAGAAGGTAGACCTCCCATGAAATGAAAGGGCTACCTTTCTGGTGATATTTTCATTTGAGGCAAATATACGACATTCCCATGATACAGTTTCCATTCTCCCTTCAATGCTTTTACCCATTTCCACAGCACGGGGGTAGCCAGCCGGTATTTACACTGGCTAACTTCTTTGCATTGccctctccttttcctcctcctcttgcTGACCCAGTCTCTCTGATTATTTTGTATTGTGACCCGAGACGTGTCGTTGCTTCTGCAGGCTTTGGCCTCCTAGAGTCCGGCTGTGTGACACGCAAGAACGAGGTCAACATAATGGTCAAGAATGCGGTGGACGTTGTGTTCGGCGGTCTGGGCTACTGGATGTTCGGCTACGGCTTTAGCTTCGGTCAGGACCGTGGCACCAACCAGTTCATCGCCTTCGGAAAATTCTTCCTAGACAGCGACGAGAAAGAGATGGGCGTCGTCTTCGCCACCTATATCTTCCAGGTACGAAGGCCTTTGCCGCTGCCATGAACATATCGAAGCGGGCCAGTAACGCCATCGGCGCCAAGCACCTCTGACAAAAAACTGCATAAAAGTTATGATACTATACTAGGCCACAACtcaagtccggagaggccccgtgCAGACGACCGAACCGCGACAGCCGGTCGTCTCCGCGACAAGGGAAATAGGTCCTCtgatgcactcggcaatgttctcaaaGGCGGATTCACTGGCCAtttggctcatgacgtcagtctggagtgcgcgcccattggtgcaggcttgtgtgcatccacctttgaggaggaaatgctgccgacttctaaagttgtatccggccATAGGTCATCCATTCTGTTTAAGCGATTCACCGTTACCTCGCCAGGACTTATCTATCGCAATTTCACCCAGTACACGCCGCAAGGACAGATGTCTTCTGGGTGAacgcataataataattgctgaggtttcacgtcccaaaaccacgatatgattatgagagacgccgtagtggagggctccggtgatttcgaccgcctggggttctttaacgtgtgcctaaatctaacgtgcacctaaatctacatagaaaggcggccgccgcagccgggattcaatcgcGCGACATTCGGGTCGCCCGATCGAAGCCCGGCTGCGGCGAAGTCGAGGGCTCCGGGAAAATAATAATTGCCGGGGTTTCACGACCCAACTTCAGCGAACTGGGCGCGCGGGATCAGACAAAGGACGAcgaagaactacacaacacgagttGTGTAGTTCTTCGCCGTCCTTTGTCTGTTCcagcgctcccagttcgctgaacgaacgtgtaccaactagctcacctatCGATCCTTtcacgtcccaagaccacgatgtggttatgaggcacgccgtagtggggggctccggaaatgttggcCATCTAGTGTTCTATAACGTGCGTTTacttcgcacagtacatgggcctctagcatttcgcctccatcgaaatgcgatcgccatTCCATAATTGTTTTGTCAGCCGTACTGTATTTTCCTTCAGAAGAGTCATTGATGTTAAAGGACTTGAGCGCAAACACAGACAAAAGAGAGAAGTTAAGACTGCACAAATGCCGGTATTTGTGCTGTCTTGACGTCTCTCTTTTGTCGTGTTTGCACGCCAAGtctgaatacctaccaactagctcagctctctgttattccgaGTCCCTGATACTTCCCCTCCTAGCGTTCTGCTTAGCGGTTATTTGCTTTCTAGATCTAGAGATCCTAAATTATTAACGCTTGCGGATGCGTGCAAGTCTAGATTAGCTCAACATTTGTCTTTGTATGTTCCTTCTACAAGCGCTAGTCTTGTACAGGATCCCATTATTCTCGGCAACTTCCATTGCACGCAGCTGTCGTTCGCGACTACGGCGACGACCATCGTGTCAGGCGCCATGGCGGAGCGGTGCAACTTCGTGGCATACTGCATCTTCTCGTTCCTGAACACGGTGGTGTTCTGCCTTCCGGCCGGCTGGGTCTGGGGACAGCACGGCTTCCTCAACAAGCTGCGCGTGGTGGACATTGCCGGTTGCGCGCCGGTCCACCTTGTTGGCGGTGCCTCCTCCCTGGTGGCCGCAGTCATgctcaagccccgccacggtcgCTACGACCACGGCACCGAGCCGCCGCCCATGGGCTCGCCCACCAACGCACTGGTTGGCATGTTCATGTTGTGGTGAGTGTCGTGGCCGCCTTCTGTGTATTTTCGCTGATATGATCGCGCTTGCGCACTCGCGCGATTATGAAGCCACGAAGATATTTAGGGAGTTCGATTGAAACATCTGCAATTGGAAAATAGTGTAGCGGGTGCGCACTTGAGCTTCTACAGCGCATCACGGAAAacgaagaaacggccgagccggTCAAGCGAAAGGCCAGAGCGCTAACTGCCAAGAAATTTCTCTGTGGCAAAGAATAGCATACATATTTGATGTCGACAGAAAACGTTTTTAAGTTCCTTCGGACAAGTTTGTCAAATCATCCGAGTTCCTTATTCGGAACTCGGATGCTTTATTATAAATTCGCTTTATTAGGATGCTTTATTGGTAACTCGGATGACTCGTATGAACTCGGTTGTCCAGCTCGGCCGTTTCTTCAATTTTCCGGCAtgagctgtaccagttcaagtacgacaatCCAACTCGTCCAATCACCAACACCTGTAGCGGGTGCAACCTTGCTGCTAGCCGCCTTCCATTCACACCAAAATAGAAAACGGAATATAAAAGCTACAGCATTATTTCATGTCCTTTTGAACCATGTATGCTGTATGTTCCATCTGCTTGAGAGCCAAGGAGTAGCCGGTACCTTATCAGTGTGACATAGTCTTGTTATACCAATAAAGAGAGAGACAACGATTTCATGAGCATGAGCTCATATGTCGATGACATTTCTATGCGCTGGATTGGCACCACAGCGGCCCTCGGCGCTCTGGTCACGGTTATTCTAATATCATATCGTGGGCGGGGTGCCTTGTGTTCAGCACGCACCACACGACACACTGCGTACGGTGCAACGCTCAGGCGTGCCCGGTTCAAGTGCTGGAAAGTTACTACAATGTGTAATCGCTAAATGACGCTGTTATCAACTTTACAGATCGGACAAAAGTATATTGGGGAAGTGGcgtgaaaaaagaaatacaagtcGAGGACGGAGCACATGAATGAACGGAGCAAGTGCGGCACTTGTTACATCCATTTATTCCCCAAGAACGCTTGAAACGAGAGGCCATCTCACCATGCTCCTGTGACATGGTGGCAAATAACTGTGGCCATAAATGGGGGAGTCACCCGCTGCGCGTTAGGGTGCATCCcacaggacctcaataaagttgtttcaatcAGTTAGTGAATCAATGCTGCTATAAGCAAAGTGGCGACTTTACgccgaagtaaaaaaaataataatagaagGAACAAAAGTATAGTATAGACATGCTTACATTCTgacgcgagaaaaaaaattgtaacCCTTAGTTTTACGCAAATGCAGCATGTTTGTACCTGCGCGAGGTGAAAAAAGGAGTGGTATCGGTGGCTTTTAACTTCATCTTCCTGATGAGGTACAAACAGGTATCTCGGCATGAAGACACCGGAAATCTCTCTTATTTTAGTTTCACGCAACGCCCGCACAGTACGCTGTCATCTTTCCCTCTCTGACAGGTGGGGTTGGCTAGGCTTCAATTGCGGAAGTACCTTCGGCGTTTCCGGTCACAAATGGAAGTACGCTGCAAGGTAAGAAACTCATACAACAGAGGAATATCGGATGTAGGGACTCTGCCGCCCCAATCTAAGCATTATAAAGCATTTTCTTGTTCATCGGGAAAGGAGTTATAAAGCTAAGGAATTCCGTttcgttttgtcttccttttgtGACGCTGTAAAGCCCCTTGCGGTAGttccttcttcatcttcttcgtgTTGGATATAGCACCAACCCTACTCGGAGCCAAGGAAGTACATCTAATAAAATTTTGGCTTctcgagaaaaagagaaaaagtgacACGGCGAAATTATAATCATAATCTGCCAAAACACTTTCGTTGCGCTTCCCTGCAGATACTTCTCTGATCGCAttttacatttttcttctttcttctgagGCGCCACGCGGCACGCATGCCCTGATCTCGCACCCTCCACGCGCCACGACGCGGGCCGATCGGGAAGGCTTTCCTTTTAGGTTTAGCGGCTCTTAAGGCCTCGCGCAGCTCGGCCGTGTCACGCGTCGAATCCGAACAGCGAGTGAGCACCACCAGTCTCTGACGGCAAGCGGCACAGCCATCAAACGACCCGAGACACCACCATGACCGAAGCGCCAGAAGCCATCGGCCAGGTGGAAGCCCAGATGAACAAGGACATCGGAGACTTGGCCGCGTCGCCCATCAAGGACGAGCAAGGTGACTCGAAGGACACCGCATCGCCCGACGGGGGCCACATCGAGGGCCATGCCCGCGGCAAGCCGGTCAAGCCAGAGCGTCTGGCATCCGGCGAAACGAAGAAAGGAGAGGCCGACGGAAAAGCCGCGGAGAAGCCGGCGGCGCCTGGAGGAGGAGCCGACCAGGCCGACAGCAAGTTGCCCGAAGTCGTCGAGAGCGAGCAGACGGTGAACGAGAGCTCGAGCGACGAGGATGACCTCGACGACGAGGAAGACGAGTCGTCCGACTACACCGAGACCGAAACGGACGACAGCGACGAAGAGGAAGGCAGCCAGGAGGACTGACGGCATGGCTCCTCCACCTCGTGTCTGCCGCACCGTTGCGAGGACCACCCGTTCGCCTTGGACCGTAACCAAACTGCATTCTCCCGTGACTTCAAGAGAGCGAGAATAAAGATTCTTCGAGTTTGTTGCCTTTCgtggtccgtgtgttctttactgttgCGCGCTGTCCTCTGCTGCCGCTTCTCCTTCTGGTTTCAGTTCTAGGAAGCACCGATAGGCATGCTCGTGGAGGGATTCTTAGGCCCAACAGGCGAAAGATTATGACGGCGTTTGCGGCCGATGCTCTATTCAGCTTATCGCAATTAGCAAGGTAAGGCTAGCCGCCGAGTTGCACGAGCGCATAAAGGCACTATCGTAGTAGTTACGTACAGGAAGATAAGTCTTCAAGAGTAGCCCCAGGATTCCATTCCACTACCAGGTAAAGGCGTGGACGTCGTTGTCGGGTACCACTCGTCATTCCTCGAGAGAGAGATCCCCATGTGCCACTCTCCGTCCTTCCTGCTGTGGATGTTCATTTAATTGTCGAGCGTCAAAATTTGCACAGGTGCCAAACTGCTGAACTCGCTCACGTTCACAGTGGTCGCACATTCAAGCTAAGGCCTTTCGTGGATAAAATATTTTGTCGTGACTCGTAGTGATTTAGACAAGAGAACTTCTACTTCATTGTTATTGTTCATAATAGCAACCGGCGTATTATTTCCAATCTACTTGCTTGAAATGagagcgcttaacgtagacaaggacgcAAAGAAATAACACGCGGACAGGCgcctgtccgtgtgttatttctttgcgtccttgtctacgttaagcgctcgcatttcaagcaagcagaatgaatcaccaactagtccagtcagccattttgacaaATTACTTCCAAGCCGAAAATAACGCTTTCATGAAGACTGCTGGGCTAAACCTTCTCTATACGTATGTTTCTCGTGAGCACAGTTACTGCCGGCGGCGTCGGTGTTAAGAAACAGAGTGAGTGAAAACACTCATTAGtataaaaagaaaacgcaggtACATTCGACGGGTCCTGGGCCTGGGTGGAGCTCGCAGTCCAGGACCCCATGAGCAGCAGCGGCTGCCCTGCGCGCTCTCGCGACCAGATCGAGCAGGTCCCGGGAGTTGACGCTAGTCGGCGAGGCTTTCCACTGTCGTACGGTTGGACATGGTAGGAAACTTTATGTAAGAAAGTATGCGTGGCTTAATCTTGGGTGGTAACCTTCGgtagggccccactggcttccgcggctcgccgggcctggtctagggtctCCAGCTGGCTTCCCAACTCCAGTGCAGAGGGTCGTGCCACCCAAGGTCACGCcgcgtttgtttgttttgtgactCCTGGTGATGCAGTCACGAGGTTAACATACAGAGAATATCTGGTGCCTCTGCTGTAATATTTTTGCCGCCATATCGCTTATCGCAGCAGTAGCTGCATGATTCATCGGCTAGTTGTTGATGCTGCTGTTGTGGTCCCTAAATGTCGGCCGGGTGAACTAGAATTGGTTCTAGTTCACTCAAGTGGTCACTCTAGCAGTGCAAAAATGGCTCTGTAATTGCTGTTGTTTTGTTGCGCAGGTCGGCCATTGTGACAATAAATTCCTCGGTAGGTGGAGGGATCACCGCGCTCGTTTTCAGGTACGAACTTTCTGCTTAGTCAGGAgcatgcctgtgtgtgtgtgtgttttttttattaagtgccaTATGATTTAGCTGTATACTTCGAGAACGACCATCTCTTGCcaagcattgttttttttttgttacttcatCCTTCGTTGAAGTTCAACAGCTACAGTAATGTTGGCAAATATGAAAGTCAATATTTTTGCCATAACTGCAGGTTCGGGTAGAAGAGAAAGACAAAATTTTTCTCTAGAATAAATATTTCATTCAAAACTGCCCGGTTCTTGGCCATTCACTCGCTGTGGGCGTGTGCCACAAGTTGAAGGAGCTACTCTACTCTGCAACAATAAGCGATCTGGAATCAGGTTGCAGTCGAAATATCGTAACCGATGCCAAGTAAACCAGTACCCGTCTAAAAAATGATCTAAAGTCGAAGAATGATCAGATTACAGTACTGCAAAGAATGTTTCTCGGACTTACGAAACGTTTAACAAAATTTCTGCTTAAGGAATAGAAAATAATTTGTGTATCCGTGTTGTTTCCTTACTGTTACATACGATAGTCTTGTAGCAGCTTTCTTGTAATCATTCTAAAAAAATGATAGAAAAGGAAGGGTCATCCGTGAGGTATTTATGACGGGGCGACAAGTGCAAAAGGACCTctgagaaaaaaatatttgtcgTATCTGGGTTACGGCCAGAATTGTGGGCTTTTCGGCAAGTTGAATGTGAATTAATGCGGTTTTTACAAGATCGGCTTGTGTACGTGCGGCAGCCGTTCCCACCGTACTCgttcaaggaaaagaaaaagatgagctCGAAACCTCTAATATTCAGCCTGAAATCCGTTTTtagaataaatgaaaaataaTCTTACAGATACGTATGCATAAAGGGGTAGTGCGTCTTTGCGTTGCTCAATCCAAAATTACACATACAAGCAATATATTATTAAATGACCTCAAAAGCAAGAAATTTAGTTTGGTCATATAGATATGCGCCCTACCAATTGTGTATAGGAAACATGCAGCTACTCTTGCAGTCATGATAGTATGGTGCTGTATATGAGGCTCTGGAAACAATTTCGATTTTTTGTTAGGAGGTCACTGGTATCGGGCGCCGAATTCATAAAAGTTCTCGTAAGTGCTGCTTTGTCATTGACTGGTCGACTTTGCTAAGGGCATACTGAGCAgcaggattggctgaaatattctcttacgaataTTTCTAGCGcaggaagtgttttttttttttttgtgagtacgGGTCCGATACTTTAACTGAAAGTGCTTCTACTCATTTTTATTTTGTGCGCCCAGTTATGCGGTGAACAGCCGGAAGTTCTCTGTGATCAAGCTCATCAACGGAATCCTCGCTTCCCTCGTCGCCATCACGGGTAAGCCCCGAATGATGCACTCCTGTTTCGAGCGCCCTTGGAACTCTCGCCATTGCGATACACTTGCCTCACGAGATGTTGCATACACACGATCAGTAAGACAGTTTGTTCACCCACTAGCTATCAGTAAGATAGTTTTTTCGTTCACCAGCTTCCTCGTTTCAATTTTTGTAGACGTGGCTCAGGCGGAACAGGCCAGCGCGTCCGTCGCGATTAACTTTAGCATCGACAACCGGGACATGTCATGGACGGACATTAAAGGATTCAGTATATCGCATGTATGCGAAAAATGCCTATAATAAGGTTGAAACTTATGGTGGCTAGTAGCGCAAATGGTTCCAAGCCATCAGAACTCCTCACATGGCTAACGCCAGTGGTCACTTGGATGCCCTCAAGGGCACCCCAGTTCTTTACAGTTTCACACGGTGGACTAGTAAGCCTTCGATGATTGTTCGCGCGCTGGATTCGTGACGACAAAAATTCCGAGCCGAAGTGGTCTATCACATCAGTAGTactcgctgttgggctagttggtgcatgttagtATGAATACTAGTAAACTTGGCGCCAAAAACACGCAGGAacacatagacaggacgggcgctcacttagAAGTGTTTATTTCTTGAAGAGAACAGGCatacaaatcttttttttttttcataaacgcATGCGCAATGAACGTGCGTGTGCCTTTGTCTGCCTAATCATGTTAACAAGTACTTTCTAGATGCTAACGCACTTCCGATTCATACCGGCTTACTGATGTATAGCTTACACAATCTTTACCCCTCTTTTGTATAAGAAAGAGTGGTAAAGGTTGCGTAAGTGACACACCAGTAAGCCTGTATGAATCGGAAGTGCGTTATCTGGAAAGTACTTAGTTGTCCACATGGTTAGGTAGGTGAAGGCACACGCACGTGGCGCATACGCGTACAAAAAGTGGATTTATAAGCCTGTATTCTTCATGGGATAAACAGTTGCAAGcaattaataataatttttaggtttaacgacccaaaaccacgatatgattatgagggacgtcgtagtggagggctctagaaatttcgaccacctggcgttccttaacgagcacctacatctaagcacacggacctcaagcattttcgcctccatccgcgaccttcgggtcagcagccgagcaccataatcacagGTGGCGGGTAACAGTTGTAAGTGAGCGTCCGTCCTGTCTGTGTGCTTCATGTGTTTCTGCGTGGTCGTGTTTTTGGTGCCAAGTtcactattaaggcgaaagcttttaatgtctcatactcgcggcgtccgtccgtgcacTAGAACGTTCCCAGCTGtcacctctccccctcacactctctcagcaatcacgtgatggcacagcggcgcatagcaacagttgcgcgttgctccttccaacgcgcgttgcgcaactgttgcgcaacgcggcggcggcgtccagcggcggcgtccgtccgtgcccctcacactatctcagcaatcacgtgatggcacagcggcgtgCGCGGCAACgttccttcgtcagacgtctcctTGCgacagtcgagttagtcggatggctcccaagggGCCCGGCAATGATTTCACGGCAAaaggttcggagaagcgccccaagaatgtggattcccccgttACCATAGCATAGTCactcgaatggccacaggctttcgccgaacacactttagAATTTACAAATTGTGCTTCAATTTTTGATCTGTCACAGCCGGCTGTGCCCTGTACCACCCGTGGGAGGCCGTGGTGGTGGGATCGGTGGGCTCCCTGCTGGCCAACGTGGGCATGCCGCTGCTCGACTGGCTCCGCGTGGACGATCCCGTGGGCGCCATCGCCGTGCACGGTCTCAGTTCCGTGTGGGGCATGCTGGCTGTGGGCCTGTTCGTCGAGAGGGACTCGCTGCTACGCCTGAGCCGAGGAGGCGCCGGCGTGTTCCGCGGCGGCGGGTTCTACTTGCTCGGGGTCCAGGCAGTCGCCGTGCTCGCCATCACCGCCTGGAGCTGTGTGTCCACATACATCATACTCTGGGTGAGCCAATCAGAAGAATTCGCGCTGTTGAGTTACGAACGGGTGTACTTTGCGAGCACGCACTTTATATttctcttcatctttttttttttcctcaccttGTATCTTTAGAAGGACTAAAGAACTAGAAGGGGCGCTAAAGTTTAGTCTGAAGTCAGTTTAGATTTCAAAATTAATATTTCATATCTACACTTTTGTTAATGTCGCTCTAAGAGGTAgatttttatggggggggggggggatatgccGGAAATTCCATCTTCTTTTATTTCCTGCCATAATCACTGCACCGGTATGTCGTCACAAGTTTTTAAGTGTGTTCTTTatctattttgtgtgtgtgtgcatttggaCAGTAGTGTCCCAACGAAAGTTCGTGAATCTTGCTTCAGCCTTTGGCTTTCTCGGGACACGCTGTAGTTCACTCTTACAAGAAAATAATTATATGAGCAGGCCTTATCGAAAAGACTCATAGTATGAgtgttttttattgcattttttgtATTGCGTAAGGGTATTAGTTGTTCACATTGCGTTATTTTCCCCTTGTTTTATTcctattattaaaaaaaattacaccatctcccgctaaaggggaccatgagctgatgcgaagccggagcacttgcagtctgccccacacattgacttagtagggaatgggggcgctgcgatgaaccttcgacccccctgatgaaccctgcgcacgtctatgcctCTGTGCCACCCCTCTACCTCCCACTTTTCTGGCCACAGGGCGGTTCAGGTGCCTGAACGAACGACACCAACGCAATCTTATTTTCCTGGTCAATTGCCACTGCTATCACCCCCattaccgccgccgccgccagcaccGCATGCTGCTGGCTGTGGGCTGTTAATCCTTGTAGCCTTCAATCAATgaataaatgtttattttttcGCATCAATGCAGCGTAATGATACGAAGGGGGCGGGCGGACAAATTTAGATAGCTTGACGAAGCCACAGGCCCCTTATTGGCGATAACAGCAGCACGTCAGCACAATTAAAGGATACATATTACAATGATCTTGCAGGAGTACATAACGTGCAGTCTGATGTTACACAAAAATGCAGTAATTTGCAAAGACTCACAAAAAACAGAAAGCATATAGCGCTGTACAACTATAATTTTGCTCGATGCAAAGCATGAACGAAGCTCAAGCAAGAGTGAATCATAAAGCTCATCCAGGGAAAACACCAGAACAAAAAAAGTTTATATTTACTACTAAGCCCACGTATGTGCCGCGTAATTCGGTGCAGCAAAAATAAATGTACATTGCTTTCGGTATCAAGTGTGTGCGTTAGCTTGGCACCCCTCGTGGAAATTAATTTAACATTTGTTGCATAGTTTCGTTTCTTTTGCATAGCACTGTACTGCGCGCGCACTGGAAACTACATTGTAAACTAATGTTCACTCCTTTACAACGACTCTTTCCTTTACCCTCACAGGGTATCAACCGCGTCGTGCCCATTCGAATGTCCCTTGAGGAAGAGCAAATCGGCGCGGATTTCGTCGAGCACGGCATCCAGTATCTTCAGAAACCAGAACAGCCCAAGCCAGGGGCAGCTGCGATAGCTACTATCAGCAATGGAAAATTCAATGCCGGCGAAGGGCGCCCTGCAGTCGCTCCGCCGGAGCAACCGGCCGACGCTGCAGCCCGTCGACAGCAGCATCTACCCCAGCTCGCCCTCCAAGACCGACAAAGAACTTCCAGTTCCACACAGACAGACGACACGCCTAATGGCCGACTTGTGTTACCGCGGTCCATGGAAACTGGACGTCAAACGTGGAGAAGGCCCGTTCCAAGACCGGCTTGGTCGGAGACGGACTCTACGTGACCGCCTGTTCCCGGAACATAGCGCTTGGCT
Proteins encoded:
- the LOC119394746 gene encoding putative ammonium transporter 3 encodes the protein MKSRADTSNVTNDDGYVGHSYQDISWDDATWIMTSSFIIFTMQSGFGLLESGCVTRKNEVNIMVKNAVDVVFGGLGYWMFGYGFSFGQDRGTNQFIAFGKFFLDSDEKEMGVVFATYIFQLSFATTATTIVSGAMAERCNFVAYCIFSFLNTVVFCLPAGWVWGQHGFLNKLRVVDIAGCAPVHLVGGASSLVAAVMLKPRHGRYDHGTEPPPMGSPTNALVGMFMLWWGWLGFNCGSTFGVSGHKWKYAARSAIVTINSSVGGGITALVFSYAVNSRKFSVIKLINGILASLVAITAGCALYHPWEAVVVGSVGSLLANVGMPLLDWLRVDDPVGAIAVHGLSSVWGMLAVGLFVERDSLLRLSRGGAGVFRGGGFYLLGVQAVAVLAITAWSCVSTYIILWGINRVVPIRMSLEEEQIGADFVEHGIQYLQKPEQPKPGAAAIATISNGKFNAGEGRPAVAPPEQPADAAARRQQHLPQLALQDRQRTSSSTQTDDTPNGRLVLPRSMETGRQTWRRPVPRPAWSETDST